The genomic window CCTCTCCCGTGGGAGAGGGGCTGGGGAGAGGGCAAAACGACCGCCCCGATTTCAGACGACCTCCAAACTCAAGGTCGTCTGAAATCACCTGCCAACCCCAACCTTACCGGCGGCAACCGCCTCAAAGAATACAACGGTATCGAATACACCTACGACGCACTGGGCAACCTGATCTACCGCCAGCTGCCCAATGGTGAAAACCAATATTACCAATACGATTTAGAAAACCAACTCGTCCGCGCCGAAATCAAAAAGCCCTCCGGCAACACCGAGATTTGGACATACGCCTACGACCCGTTCGGCAGAAGGCTTTCCAAAGAACGCCAAGACAAACTCGCCTGGACGAGTACCGACCCCAAACGCACCCACTTCGTCTGGGACGGAACGCGATTACTTCAGGAGTACACCTATAAAGGCAGCTACACCTATATCTATACCGACCAAGACAGCTACGAACCGTTGGCGCAAATCTTTGACAACGCCAAAGACGGCAAACAATACCTCAGCTATTTCCATACTGACCAAATCGGCATACCGCGCGAGATGACCGACATCCACGGCAATCTCTTATGGTACGGCGAATATACCGCCTGGGGTCGTCTGAAAAAGGGTGAGCGTGTTTATCAGAACGCACATCAGCCGTTTAGATTGCAAAACCAATACTTCGATGAAGAGACGGGGCTGCACTATAATTTCTTCCGTTACTATGAGCCAGACACTGGTAGATTCATCAATCAGGACCCGATTGGGTTGTTGGGTGGGGATAATCTTTATGAATTTTCACCCAATATAAATAGTTGGTTTGATCCTTTAGGATTAAGTCCTAGAAATTTGCCAGGAATTGCATCAGGAAGTGGTAATTCAATTGGAAAAAAATGGTTGAAGGGTACACATGGAAATGCTGGTGTATTTCCTAAATCTGTAGCAGATAAATTACGTGGTAAATCTTTTGATAGTTTTGATGATTTCCGAGCTGCCTTTTGGAAAGAAGTAGCAAAAGATCCAAAATTAGTTGAGGGTTTTTCGGAGACTAATAAGAAAAGGATGGCTCAGGGAAAAGCACCTAAAGCAGCCAAATGTCAACATGATGGTAAAGTAAGCTCGTATCAAATACATCATAAAACTCCCATTAATCGTGGTGGTGGTGTTTATGATATGGATAATATGCTGATTGTTACACCAAAATTCCATAAAGAGATACTAGAACCGAAATACCATTTTGGAAGAGGATAGCATTATGTTAGATAGATTATATTTAATCAAACTGATTGATCAGTTAAGAAATTTTGAAGGTTCAGAAGAGGATGAAGATGTATTTCTTGAAAAATTAGAAAATTTGGTCACAGATCCAAATATATCAGATTATATATATTGGACAAACATGAGCTCTGAGGAAATAGCTGATAAAGTACTTAGTTACAAACCTATTATCCTCCCTGATTTAAGCAAGCCGTAGCCTGCACAAAACCTTCAGTCCCGACGTAGGGTGTATGTGGAACGCACGCGGTTTCTGTTTTTCAGACGACCTCACTATCTTCTTTGAGGTCGTCTGAACCATTTGTTCTTTAACAATCTCGTTTCCGAAGCAAGCCGTAACCCGCATGAAACCTTCAGTCCCGACGTAGCAAGCAGTAGCCCGCATGAAACCTCCAATCCCGATGTAGGGTGTGTGCGGAAAGCACGCACGTGGTTTTTGCTTTTCAGACGACCTCAATACTTTCTTTAAGGTCGTCTGAACCATTTGCTCTTTAACAATCTCATTAACAGTAACATAGAGGTCGTCTGAAAACCGACTTTCAGACGACCTCTGCCAAATTGCCTTCCCCGACGGCGGCACACGGCTGCTGTTTGCCGAAGTTGATTTTGGCTACAGCGACCGGCTGGGACGGCAAAATCACCGCCTACGGCTACGATGCCGCCGGACAACTGGTTCAACAGACCGAATACGGTCAAAGCACCGATAAAGACCGTCTGAAAGACCGTCCCGAGACGTGGTACATCCACCACTTCAAACGCAACATCCTCGGCCAACTGATCGAAAAACAAAGCCGCAAAGTCTCCGGCCGCAACGGACAAAGCAAAGACGAAGGTATCAGCCGCACCCGTTTCGACTACGACCCCATTACCGGCAACCTGACCAAAGCCCGAAACCACCACAGCAGCGTCGAACTCGCCTACGACGAACTCGACCGCCTCATCGGCGAAACCACCGTCCACAACGGCCAAAGCGCCACCGTAGGCTACCGATACGACCCGTTGGGCAACCGCATCCGCACCATCCTGCCCGACGGCCGCCATATCGATTACCTGTACTACGGCAGCGGACACCTGCACCAAATCAGCCTCGACGGCGAAGTCATAACCGACATCGAACGCGACAAACTGCACCGAGAAATCCAAAGGACGCAGGGCAGCATCAGCAGCCTGTACGACTACGACCCCATGGGTCGTCTGAAAAGCCAGCGTACCGTCCGGAGCGGCACACAAACGCTTCACGGCAAACAAAACCCGCTGGCCGGCGGCGCCGTCAACCGCCGCTACGCCTACGACAAAGCCGGCAACCTGATTCAAAGCGCCGACCAAAGAAGCGGCGTCCTTAATTACGTTTACGACAAAATCGGACGCATTCAGGAAGCCCGCAACAGCCAAACCGGCCGCAGCGAAACCTTCGCCTTCGACCCCGCCCACAACATCCTCGACATCCCGACATCTACTCCCTCTCCCGTGGGAGAGGGTCGGGGAGAGGGCAAAACGACCGCCCCGATTTCAGACGACCTCCAAACTCAAGGTCGTCTGAAATCACCTGCCAACCCCAACCTTATCAGCGGAAACCGCCTCAAAGAATACAACGGCATCGAATACACCTACGACGCCTTGGGCAACCTGATCTACCGCCAGCTGCCTAATGGCGAAAACCAATATTACCAATACGATTTAGAAAACCAGCTCGTCCGCGCCGAAATCAAAAAGCCCGCCGGCAATACTGAGATTTGGACATACGCCTACGACCCGTTCGGACGACGCCTCTCCAAAGAGCGCCAAGACAAACTCGTCTGGACGAGTACCGATCCGAAACGCACCCACTTCGTTTGGGACGGCAGCCGCCTATTGCAGGAGTACACCTACAAAGGCAGCTATACCTATATCTATACCGACCAAGACAGCTACGAACCCTTAGCCCAAGTCTTTCACAACAACCAAGACGAAGAACAATACCTCGCCTATTTCCACAACGACCAAATCGGCATTCCAAAAGAAATGACCGATATCCATGGTAATCTCTTATGGTACGGCGAATACACCGCCTGGGGTCGTCTGAAAAAGGACGGGCGGGTTTACAAGGATGCGCATCAGCCGTTCAGACTTCAAAACCAGTATTATGATTCTGAAACAGGACTCCACTATAACTATTTCCGCTATTACGATTCAGACACAGGACGTTTTGTAAGCCAAGACGTGATAGGTTTGGTAGGAGGAGAAAATTTCTATCAATTTTCCCCCAATACACAAAGTTGGATTGATCCTTTAGGACTCAAAGAACTTTATTATCTTGTTGCAAGAAAAGATGGTTTTTACCCTGTAATGGAATGGGGTAAACGTAAGCCTGTGGGTAAGATATGGTTGAAAAAAGGAGATATTTGGAAAATTGGGGAAACAAAAAATATTGTAAAAGGTGTTCAGCGTCGGTATTCTCAAAAATGGTTAGATAGAAATAATTTAAAATATATAAGAGTCATGAAGGGACCTAAGAAGGCTATGCAACGTTGGGAAAGGTTGAAAATTATTAAATATATTAAGAGAAGGGGTAAATTACCAGCGGGAAATAAATGTAAGCATTAGTTTTATTTTGTTTTTAAGATAAGGAGATGAATATGGAAATACGAACTACGAGTGACTCTCCAAAATGGAGTAAAGTTAGTATATTAGATAGCGAAATAGAGAATGGCTTACAGCCTATTCTGAAAAAATATACTGAATTTCCTTTTGATTTAGTGTTATGTTTCAGGTGTTTAGAAAAAGATAGCGGCTGGAAATCTAAATCTCGATATTCAAAAGAAGATAATTATAATGCCCTTGGATTTGACATTGTTGTTTATGAAGAAGATTTT from Neisseria sp. DTU_2020_1000833_1_SI_GRL_NUU_006 includes these protein-coding regions:
- a CDS encoding RHS repeat-associated core domain-containing protein: MAQIFDNAKDGKQYLSYFHTDQIGIPREMTDIHGNLLWYGEYTAWGRLKKGERVYQNAHQPFRLQNQYFDEETGLHYNFFRYYEPDTGRFINQDPIGLLGGDNLYEFSPNINSWFDPLGLSPRNLPGIASGSGNSIGKKWLKGTHGNAGVFPKSVADKLRGKSFDSFDDFRAAFWKEVAKDPKLVEGFSETNKKRMAQGKAPKAAKCQHDGKVSSYQIHHKTPINRGGGVYDMDNMLIVTPKFHKEILEPKYHFGRG
- a CDS encoding RHS repeat-associated core domain-containing protein; amino-acid sequence: MGRLKSQRTVRSGTQTLHGKQNPLAGGAVNRRYAYDKAGNLIQSADQRSGVLNYVYDKIGRIQEARNSQTGRSETFAFDPAHNILDIPTSTPSPVGEGRGEGKTTAPISDDLQTQGRLKSPANPNLISGNRLKEYNGIEYTYDALGNLIYRQLPNGENQYYQYDLENQLVRAEIKKPAGNTEIWTYAYDPFGRRLSKERQDKLVWTSTDPKRTHFVWDGSRLLQEYTYKGSYTYIYTDQDSYEPLAQVFHNNQDEEQYLAYFHNDQIGIPKEMTDIHGNLLWYGEYTAWGRLKKDGRVYKDAHQPFRLQNQYYDSETGLHYNYFRYYDSDTGRFVSQDVIGLVGGENFYQFSPNTQSWIDPLGLKELYYLVARKDGFYPVMEWGKRKPVGKIWLKKGDIWKIGETKNIVKGVQRRYSQKWLDRNNLKYIRVMKGPKKAMQRWERLKIIKYIKRRGKLPAGNKCKH